A section of the Rubrobacter naiadicus genome encodes:
- a CDS encoding nucleotidyltransferase family protein: MQAVVLVGGLGTRLRPITYDIPKALVPLRNEPFMGYMVDFLRSGGIDGAVLSLGYLPDPIQEYFAGREDLKDFRVDYAVEKRPLGTAGGLKNAEQYLDGGTIVAVNGDVLSGLNLREAIEAHRSTDALATITLTTVEDPSAYGLVEVDHEMLVRRFIEKPAYDEITTNLVNAGIYVLEPEVFRMIPRGREVSIEREIFPRLQEQGRLRAYVSSAYWKDIGTPRSYLAASYDVLSGAVGADDGFAYLDVDESVQLAKNVKLLPPVSIAPGCKVGRGATIGGRSAIGEGCRIGSGAVVEGSILLAGAEVEPGAVVRGSIIGPGARVCRQAIVRGLSVLGANSVVGEGNVLDQGIRINPGVVLPPKSISF, encoded by the coding sequence ATGCAGGCAGTAGTACTGGTTGGAGGGCTGGGGACGCGTCTGCGTCCCATCACATATGACATCCCCAAGGCACTCGTGCCGCTGCGCAACGAGCCCTTCATGGGGTACATGGTCGACTTTCTGCGCTCCGGCGGGATAGACGGAGCGGTGCTCTCGCTCGGGTATCTGCCGGACCCGATCCAGGAGTACTTCGCCGGACGGGAGGATCTGAAGGACTTCCGTGTGGACTACGCGGTGGAGAAGCGGCCGCTCGGGACGGCGGGGGGACTCAAGAACGCCGAGCAGTACCTCGACGGGGGGACCATCGTGGCGGTAAACGGGGACGTTCTCTCCGGGCTGAACCTCAGGGAGGCCATAGAGGCCCACAGGAGCACGGACGCCCTCGCCACGATCACGCTCACGACCGTCGAGGATCCTTCGGCCTACGGGCTCGTCGAGGTGGACCACGAGATGCTCGTCCGGCGTTTCATCGAGAAGCCGGCCTACGACGAGATCACGACCAACCTGGTGAACGCCGGAATCTACGTGCTCGAGCCGGAGGTCTTCCGGATGATCCCGCGTGGCCGGGAGGTCTCCATAGAGCGGGAGATCTTCCCCCGGCTGCAGGAGCAGGGGAGGCTGCGGGCGTACGTCTCGAGTGCTTACTGGAAGGACATCGGGACGCCGAGGAGCTACCTCGCGGCCTCCTACGACGTGCTCTCCGGTGCGGTCGGGGCTGACGACGGCTTCGCATACCTGGACGTGGACGAGTCGGTGCAGCTCGCGAAGAACGTGAAGCTCTTGCCTCCGGTCTCGATCGCACCCGGCTGCAAGGTCGGGAGGGGGGCGACCATCGGTGGAAGGAGCGCCATCGGCGAAGGATGCAGGATCGGCAGCGGGGCCGTCGTGGAGGGGAGCATCCTCCTGGCGGGAGCTGAGGTGGAGCCCGGTGCCGTCGTGCGGGGTTCGATAATCGGCCCCGGTGCGCGGGTGTGCCGACAGGCGATAGTGCGCGGGCTCTCGGTCCTCGGGGCCAACTCGGTCGTCGGGGAGGGGAACGTCCTGGATCAGGGGATAAGGATAAACCCCGGCGTGGTGCTCCCCCCGAAGAGCATAAGCTTCTGA
- a CDS encoding NADH-quinone oxidoreductase subunit N, with protein sequence MPYSAESLVALLPEIIGAVFLLVVLMVGVFLPGSVRVVGGLAAAGAAAVFAAATWMFASGFHGTFFGGGYVVDGFALYFELLVAGCAFFTVVACLGWARSAGDATEYLVLILSVMLGATLLVSMRDLFGVFLALELSTIPSYALVAFDRRRRESPEGAMKYIITGAVASSVLLYGIVLIYGTTGSASLPDVAKTFSGPQQPAALLGLLLLISGFAFKVSAAPFHFWTPDAYQGAPATAAAFLSVAPKMATFAVFLRVLTEGAPGEAPVWTAVLAVIAIVTMFAGNLPALRQTNVRRMLAYSSVAHSGYVLTAFAAWQGNARAEAVQAVMIYAAAYAVMNLGAFLVVDIVGEEAKSFNGLVRTRPGLAASMFVFMAALVGIPPLSGFWGKLWVILSGAGSGSVLTYVTVGALVVSTVISVPYYFGIVRGMLLEEPVSSEVVKKGEPAGLRLAVHTLAFLTFVFFVGIAPLSAVARAAGML encoded by the coding sequence GTGCCCTACTCTGCAGAGTCCCTCGTTGCGCTCTTGCCCGAGATCATCGGGGCTGTTTTCCTGCTGGTGGTCCTGATGGTGGGCGTCTTCCTGCCGGGCTCGGTGCGCGTGGTCGGAGGGCTCGCGGCCGCCGGCGCCGCGGCGGTCTTCGCGGCGGCCACGTGGATGTTCGCGAGCGGGTTCCACGGGACGTTCTTCGGCGGCGGGTACGTGGTCGACGGGTTCGCGCTCTACTTCGAGCTGCTCGTCGCCGGGTGCGCGTTTTTCACCGTCGTGGCCTGTTTGGGCTGGGCCCGGAGTGCGGGGGATGCGACGGAGTATCTGGTGCTCATCCTCTCGGTGATGCTGGGGGCGACGCTCCTGGTCTCGATGCGGGACCTCTTCGGCGTCTTCCTCGCGCTCGAGCTCTCCACGATCCCCTCCTACGCCCTCGTGGCGTTCGACCGTCGCAGGAGGGAGAGCCCCGAGGGGGCGATGAAGTACATCATAACCGGGGCGGTGGCCTCCTCCGTGCTGCTCTACGGGATCGTCCTGATCTACGGTACGACCGGATCCGCCTCGCTGCCCGACGTCGCGAAGACTTTCTCCGGGCCGCAACAGCCGGCGGCGCTGCTCGGGCTTCTGCTGCTCATCAGCGGCTTCGCCTTCAAGGTCTCCGCCGCGCCGTTCCATTTCTGGACCCCGGACGCCTACCAGGGGGCGCCGGCGACGGCGGCGGCCTTCCTCTCGGTTGCCCCGAAGATGGCCACCTTCGCCGTCTTCCTCCGGGTGCTGACCGAGGGGGCCCCCGGGGAGGCTCCCGTCTGGACGGCGGTGCTGGCGGTGATCGCGATCGTGACGATGTTCGCCGGGAACCTGCCGGCTTTGCGCCAGACGAACGTCCGCAGGATGCTCGCCTACAGCTCTGTCGCACACTCGGGGTACGTGCTCACCGCGTTCGCGGCCTGGCAGGGGAACGCCAGGGCGGAGGCCGTGCAGGCGGTGATGATCTACGCTGCCGCCTACGCGGTGATGAACCTCGGGGCTTTTCTCGTGGTGGATATCGTCGGGGAGGAAGCGAAGAGCTTCAACGGCCTCGTGAGGACCCGGCCGGGGCTGGCGGCGAGCATGTTCGTGTTCATGGCCGCTCTGGTCGGGATACCGCCGCTCTCGGGGTTCTGGGGCAAGCTGTGGGTCATCCTCTCCGGTGCCGGCTCGGGGTCCGTGCTGACCTACGTGACGGTTGGGGCCCTGGTGGTGAGCACGGTGATCTCCGTTCCGTACTATTTCGGGATAGTCAGGGGGATGTTGCTCGAGGAGCCGGTCTCCTCCGAGGTGGTGAAGAAAGGTGAGCCGGCGGGCCTGCGCCTCGCCGTACACACGCTCGCCTTCCTCACGTTCGTCTTCTTCGTGGGCATAGCACCCCTCTCGGCGGTGGCCAGGGCCGCCGGTATGTTGTAA